A window of Rubricoccus marinus contains these coding sequences:
- a CDS encoding Sec-independent protein translocase subunit TatA/TatB, which produces MSLGPWEIAFIFLAILLLFGAKRIPEIARGLGKGIREFKDATNDIKQELNVTDTTPRQVPQQTQYVAPPQAVPPPAQHAAPAPPVAPPAEGQALSE; this is translated from the coding sequence ATGAGTCTCGGACCCTGGGAGATCGCATTCATCTTCCTCGCCATCCTCCTCCTCTTTGGCGCCAAGCGCATCCCAGAGATCGCGCGCGGCCTCGGCAAAGGCATCCGCGAGTTCAAGGACGCCACCAACGACATCAAGCAGGAGCTGAACGTGACGGACACGACGCCGCGGCAGGTGCCGCAGCAGACGCAGTACGTCGCGCCGCCGCAGGCCGTCCCGCCGCCTGCGCAGCACGCCGCCCCCGCACCGCCCGTTGCGCCGCCCGCTGAGGGCCAGGCGCTCAGCGAGTAA
- the sucD gene encoding succinate--CoA ligase subunit alpha, with amino-acid sequence MSILVNQNTRLVVQGFTGKEGSFHAEQMMEYGTNVVAGVTPGKGGSKHLDRPVYNTVREAVEKEGANTSVIFVPPPFAADAILEAADAGVELIICITEGIPVQDMIPVKPALQRRGVRMIGPNCPGVLTPGDSVKVGIMPTMIFSPGNVGVVSRSGTLTYEAVDQLTRAGLGQSTAVGIGGDPIIGTQFIDAVKLFDADPETEAIVMIGEIGGAAEEEAAAYIKANVKKPVFGFIAGRTAPPGRRMGHAGAIVSGGKGTAEAKLEAMRDAGITTVENLSTLGDTVKAHFDAVA; translated from the coding sequence ATGAGCATCCTCGTCAATCAGAACACTCGCCTCGTCGTCCAGGGCTTCACCGGCAAGGAAGGCTCCTTCCACGCCGAGCAGATGATGGAGTACGGCACGAACGTCGTCGCAGGCGTCACGCCCGGCAAGGGCGGCAGCAAGCACCTCGACCGGCCGGTCTACAACACGGTCCGCGAGGCGGTCGAGAAGGAGGGCGCCAACACGTCGGTGATCTTCGTGCCGCCGCCGTTCGCCGCTGACGCGATCCTGGAGGCGGCCGACGCGGGCGTCGAGCTGATCATCTGCATCACCGAGGGCATCCCCGTTCAGGACATGATCCCGGTCAAGCCCGCCCTGCAGCGCCGCGGCGTCCGCATGATCGGGCCGAACTGCCCGGGCGTTCTGACCCCTGGCGACTCGGTCAAGGTCGGCATCATGCCGACGATGATCTTCTCGCCCGGCAACGTTGGCGTCGTCTCGCGCTCCGGCACGCTCACCTACGAGGCGGTCGACCAGCTCACGCGCGCCGGACTCGGCCAGAGCACAGCGGTCGGCATCGGCGGTGACCCCATCATCGGTACGCAGTTCATCGACGCGGTCAAGCTGTTCGACGCGGACCCCGAGACCGAAGCCATCGTGATGATCGGCGAGATCGGCGGCGCAGCGGAGGAGGAGGCCGCGGCCTACATCAAGGCCAACGTCAAGAAACCCGTCTTCGGCTTTATCGCGGGCCGCACGGCACCTCCCGGACGCCGCATGGGCCACGCCGGCGCCATCGTCTCCGGCGGCAAGGGCACGGCAGAGGCCAAGCTCGAAGCCATGCGCGACGCCGGCATCACGACCGTCGAGAACCTCTCGACGCTCGGCGACACGGTCAAGGCGCACTTCGACGCCGTCGCGTAG
- the murB gene encoding UDP-N-acetylmuramate dehydrogenase, whose amino-acid sequence MAHVEPVSVSPSELTTRLAALREALTPEVRTIRENEPLAPYTTFKIGGAADLFVEAHSADELAAAVVAAREHEVPLFVLGLGANILVGDGGFRGVVIRNRAAHVETDAASGRVWAESGTVVWEPLIRQAVAANLSGLEHYAGIPSSVGGALWQNLHFLSPDRSRTMFIEEVVESADLLMEDGSRETVDHDWFDFGYDFSTLHIRPDVIVLAATFRLAPEAPEVLTSTIESNLEWRGARHPPLATEPSAGSIFKKIDGVGAGRLADWCGLKGTRIGGAMVTHKHANILINTGGATARDVRHLIGYVQETVEREQGYRLSTEIGMIGDFGDLGDVPAHGWENEDGFTDGVPPGGHPEAHADAERR is encoded by the coding sequence GTGGCGCACGTCGAACCCGTCTCCGTCTCCCCTTCCGAACTGACCACACGGCTTGCGGCGCTGCGCGAGGCGCTCACGCCAGAGGTCCGCACCATCCGCGAGAACGAGCCTCTGGCGCCGTACACGACGTTCAAGATCGGCGGGGCGGCGGACTTGTTCGTGGAGGCGCATTCGGCGGACGAGCTGGCGGCGGCCGTTGTCGCGGCGCGCGAGCACGAGGTGCCGCTGTTCGTGCTCGGGCTGGGCGCCAACATCTTGGTGGGTGACGGCGGCTTCCGGGGCGTCGTAATTCGCAACCGCGCGGCGCACGTGGAGACCGACGCCGCCAGCGGCCGGGTGTGGGCCGAGAGCGGGACCGTCGTCTGGGAGCCGCTGATCCGGCAGGCCGTCGCGGCGAACCTCAGCGGGCTAGAGCACTACGCCGGGATTCCGTCCAGCGTGGGGGGCGCGCTGTGGCAGAACCTTCACTTCCTCTCGCCGGACCGCTCCCGGACGATGTTTATCGAGGAGGTGGTGGAAAGCGCGGACTTGCTGATGGAGGACGGCTCGCGAGAGACCGTGGACCATGATTGGTTCGACTTCGGATACGACTTCTCCACGCTCCACATCCGCCCGGACGTGATCGTGCTCGCGGCGACGTTCCGCCTGGCGCCAGAGGCCCCGGAGGTGCTCACAAGCACCATCGAGAGCAACCTGGAATGGCGCGGCGCGCGGCATCCGCCTCTGGCGACCGAGCCTTCGGCGGGGAGCATCTTCAAGAAGATCGACGGCGTGGGCGCAGGCCGGCTCGCGGACTGGTGCGGGCTCAAGGGCACGCGGATCGGTGGCGCGATGGTGACGCACAAACACGCCAACATCCTCATCAACACTGGCGGCGCGACGGCGCGCGACGTGCGGCACCTGATCGGCTACGTGCAGGAGACCGTCGAGCGGGAGCAGGGCTACCGGCTCTCGACGGAGATCGGGATGATCGGCGACTTCGGCGACCTGGGTGATGTCCCCGCGCACGGATGGGAAAACGAGGACGGGTTCACCGACGGTGTCCCGCCCGGCGGCCACCCCGAGGCGCACGCGGACGCCGAGCGCCGGTAG
- a CDS encoding ADP-ribosylglycohydrolase family protein codes for MSDRVRGLLLGLAIGDALGMPIEGLSHQNVRTYYKGIKGFRADEKRGELEAGQWTSDTQNALALAAALAEHPGDLTRAQVLWRQRRGVELRRPVDRPYATSASAAAVAPLGAWWAGTDAPLAEALTWTRALLADVDDRPDALVAALAQADAARRALGAPADTVEGADFVSQAADAARAAESEIGASGAVSRRLDLLAGRLFEFPLDLQDLCDDTGPAADETFPFALAMAARGPALAEASLLAAINVGGDANTVGAILGALLGAFNGASAFPDEWRDGVEASGEILATADALATALG; via the coding sequence ATGTCCGACCGCGTCCGCGGCCTCCTTCTCGGCCTCGCCATCGGCGACGCGCTCGGGATGCCCATCGAAGGCCTGAGCCACCAGAACGTCCGCACCTACTACAAAGGCATCAAGGGCTTCCGTGCCGACGAGAAGCGCGGCGAACTGGAGGCCGGGCAGTGGACCTCGGACACCCAGAACGCCCTCGCGCTCGCCGCCGCCCTCGCCGAGCACCCCGGCGACCTCACGCGCGCTCAGGTCCTCTGGCGCCAGAGGCGCGGCGTCGAACTCCGCCGGCCCGTTGACCGGCCGTACGCCACGAGCGCGTCCGCCGCGGCGGTGGCTCCGCTCGGCGCGTGGTGGGCTGGGACGGACGCGCCTCTGGCGGAGGCGCTCACGTGGACGCGCGCGCTTCTCGCGGATGTGGACGACCGCCCAGACGCGCTGGTCGCCGCGCTCGCACAGGCCGACGCCGCACGGCGTGCACTCGGCGCCCCAGCCGACACGGTGGAGGGAGCCGACTTCGTCTCGCAGGCCGCTGATGCCGCCCGCGCCGCCGAGTCCGAGATCGGGGCCTCTGGCGCCGTCTCGCGCCGCCTTGATCTGTTGGCCGGTCGCCTGTTCGAGTTCCCGCTCGACCTCCAGGACCTCTGCGACGACACCGGCCCCGCCGCCGACGAGACCTTCCCGTTCGCGCTCGCGATGGCCGCCAGAGGCCCCGCGCTCGCCGAAGCGTCACTCCTCGCCGCCATCAACGTCGGTGGCGACGCCAACACGGTGGGCGCGATCCTCGGCGCGCTGCTGGGTGCGTTCAACGGCGCGAGCGCCTTCCCGGACGAATGGCGCGACGGCGTCGAGGCCTCTGGCGAGATCCTCGCGACGGCCGACGCATTGGCAACGGCTCTGGGATAG
- the add gene encoding adenosine deaminase — MALTRDDILAWPKAELHCHLDGSLRLSTMLDLAREQGKPDLLPADTEQGMADELQKIDRRATLEEYLAWFGYSIPLMQTRDALHRIAYELAEDAAKENVRYMEVRYGPVLHTDEGLTMWQVNDAVLAGLADAERDHGIKTGLIVCGLRDRRESASLAQAELAASYRERGVLGFDLAGGESGNPAEMHGAAFYLARKELLNITVHAGESFGPASIRQALFKCGAHRIGHGVTLGQDPELLRYFVDRQIPLEVCPTSNVQTHVVASYEAHPVAEYVRAGVPVTINTDNRLFSHTTVTDELWLAHTRCGIPADALREIALNGFRYAFLPWPEKQSLLSQVTRELAGDA; from the coding sequence ATGGCTCTCACTCGCGACGACATCCTCGCCTGGCCCAAGGCTGAACTCCACTGCCACCTCGACGGCTCGCTCCGGCTCTCTACGATGCTGGACCTCGCCAGAGAGCAGGGCAAACCCGACCTGCTGCCCGCCGATACGGAGCAGGGCATGGCAGACGAGCTGCAGAAGATCGACCGCCGCGCCACGCTGGAAGAGTACCTCGCGTGGTTCGGCTACTCCATCCCGTTGATGCAGACGCGCGACGCGCTCCACCGCATCGCGTACGAGTTGGCCGAGGACGCCGCGAAGGAAAACGTCCGGTACATGGAGGTCCGCTACGGACCCGTTCTCCACACCGACGAGGGCCTCACCATGTGGCAGGTCAACGACGCCGTTCTGGCCGGCCTCGCCGACGCCGAGCGCGACCACGGCATCAAAACGGGCCTCATCGTGTGCGGGCTGCGTGACCGGCGTGAGAGCGCGAGCCTCGCCCAAGCCGAACTGGCCGCGAGCTACCGCGAGCGCGGCGTGCTGGGCTTCGACCTCGCCGGCGGCGAGAGCGGCAACCCCGCCGAGATGCACGGCGCGGCGTTTTACCTCGCGCGCAAGGAGCTCCTCAACATCACGGTCCACGCCGGTGAGAGCTTCGGCCCGGCCAGCATCCGGCAGGCGCTGTTCAAATGCGGCGCGCACCGCATCGGCCACGGCGTTACGCTGGGCCAGGACCCCGAGTTGCTCCGCTACTTCGTGGACCGTCAGATCCCGCTGGAGGTCTGCCCCACGAGCAACGTGCAGACGCACGTCGTCGCCAGCTACGAGGCGCACCCGGTCGCGGAATACGTCCGCGCGGGCGTCCCCGTTACCATCAACACGGACAACCGCCTCTTCTCCCACACGACGGTCACGGACGAGCTGTGGCTCGCGCACACGCGCTGCGGGATCCCCGCCGACGCGCTGCGCGAGATCGCGCTCAACGGCTTCCGCTACGCGTTCCTGCCGTGGCCCGAGAAGCAGTCCCTCCTCTCCCAGGTCACCCGCGAGCTCGCGGGCGACGCCTAG
- a CDS encoding MGMT family protein, which produces MPRAAAPNPAPEARDDFYARVWAVVGRIPAGRVTTYGHVARYLDAPRASRAVGWALKAVAASERSLLEIPCHRVVNRVGALSGRLHFPTPSAMEERLLAEGVAFTPEARVDLEAHLWDPQHPHR; this is translated from the coding sequence GTGCCCCGTGCTGCCGCTCCCAATCCTGCGCCAGAGGCCCGCGACGATTTCTACGCGCGGGTGTGGGCCGTTGTCGGGCGCATTCCGGCGGGCCGCGTGACCACCTACGGGCACGTCGCGCGGTACCTAGACGCACCACGGGCATCGCGCGCCGTCGGGTGGGCGCTCAAGGCCGTCGCGGCCTCGGAGCGGAGCCTCTTGGAGATCCCATGCCACCGCGTCGTCAACCGAGTCGGCGCGCTCTCCGGCCGGCTCCACTTCCCCACGCCGTCCGCGATGGAGGAGCGGCTTCTGGCGGAAGGCGTCGCGTTCACGCCAGAGGCGCGGGTGGACCTGGAGGCCCACTTGTGGGACCCGCAGCACCCCCACCGTTGA
- the aroA gene encoding 3-phosphoshikimate 1-carboxyvinyltransferase: MTVTVHPAPALAGSPVLPPDKSIAHRAAIFAALASGVSEIVGFSEAEDPQSTLSCLRQLGVEMEERDGSLFITGRGPGGLRTPEAPLDCGNSGTTMRLLAGVLAGLPFESVLTGDASLSGRPMERIAAPLREMGADISLTDGHAPITIRGRELTPITYRLPVASAQVKSAVLLAGLSARGETTVVETEPSRDHTERMLGLDAIDFDGERHVSIEGGREIRARLRVVPKDVSAASFFLVAGALAEDGVIEMSGVGLNPSRTALIDVLGAMGAKITTMHERDYAGEPLANLRVEASGGLVGVEIGGAIIPNLIDEIPVLAVTAAHASGQTVIRDAAELRVKETDRIAVTAEFLRAMGATIEERSDGLVIQGGTPLRGAEVHARGDHRIAMAAAIAALSASGATTIHGAEAASVSFPGFWDALDAVAGKGTVSMDGA, translated from the coding sequence ATGACCGTTACCGTCCACCCCGCCCCGGCTCTTGCCGGCTCGCCGGTTCTCCCTCCCGACAAGTCCATCGCGCACCGCGCGGCCATCTTCGCCGCGCTGGCCTCTGGCGTGAGCGAGATCGTCGGCTTCTCCGAGGCGGAGGACCCGCAGAGCACGCTTTCGTGCTTGCGCCAACTGGGCGTGGAGATGGAGGAGCGCGACGGCAGCCTGTTTATCACCGGCCGCGGACCCGGCGGGCTCCGCACGCCAGAGGCTCCGCTGGACTGCGGCAACTCCGGGACGACGATGCGGCTTCTGGCGGGCGTCCTTGCCGGACTCCCGTTTGAGAGCGTTCTCACCGGCGACGCCTCGCTCTCGGGCCGCCCGATGGAGCGCATCGCGGCCCCGCTGCGCGAGATGGGCGCCGACATCTCGCTCACCGACGGCCACGCGCCGATCACGATCCGTGGTCGCGAGCTGACGCCGATCACCTATCGCCTGCCCGTGGCGAGCGCTCAGGTCAAAAGCGCCGTCCTCCTCGCTGGGCTCTCCGCCAGAGGCGAGACCACGGTGGTCGAGACCGAGCCTTCGCGCGACCACACCGAGCGCATGCTCGGCCTGGACGCCATCGACTTCGACGGCGAGCGGCACGTCTCCATCGAAGGCGGACGCGAGATCCGAGCGCGGCTCCGCGTCGTGCCCAAAGACGTTTCCGCGGCGTCCTTTTTCCTCGTCGCGGGGGCTCTTGCCGAGGACGGCGTGATCGAGATGTCCGGCGTAGGCCTGAACCCCAGCCGCACGGCGCTGATCGACGTTCTCGGCGCGATGGGCGCGAAGATCACCACGATGCACGAGCGCGACTACGCCGGCGAGCCTCTGGCGAACCTCCGCGTCGAGGCCTCTGGCGGTCTCGTCGGCGTCGAGATCGGCGGCGCGATCATCCCCAACCTGATCGATGAGATCCCGGTCCTGGCCGTCACCGCGGCCCACGCCAGCGGCCAAACCGTGATCCGCGACGCGGCCGAGCTCCGCGTCAAGGAAACCGACCGCATCGCCGTCACCGCCGAGTTTCTCCGCGCGATGGGCGCCACCATCGAGGAGCGGTCAGACGGTCTCGTGATTCAGGGCGGCACCCCGTTGCGCGGCGCCGAGGTCCACGCCAGAGGCGACCACCGCATCGCGATGGCCGCGGCCATCGCGGCCCTCTCGGCCTCTGGCGCGACGACGATCCATGGCGCTGAGGCGGCATCGGTCTCCTTTCCCGGCTTCTGGGACGCGCTGGATGCCGTGGCCGGCAAAGGGACTGTCAGCATGGACGGCGCGTAG
- a CDS encoding DUF1176 domain-containing protein, whose protein sequence is MARLLPLALFGLLLAGCADAPETTGAAPEASGETASGFDAQAWLAEAKGLRFDAEGSEMLDEASGDEIDDAGPDEAETLRAQALAAELDEAVGWRRACDTYIDENGAAVYEPTPTEGAHWARGTLDVGLITETEAVVAVTCDFGAYQGSYALVRIRGDRATLLRAPATDENGQPMDASETTFSTPSWDRLTDRVVTTFGRARGIGDCGNFITYALASGDEMELSEVRQRACGDTIPDDIPPPEAWPVVYTAE, encoded by the coding sequence ATGGCCCGACTCCTCCCCCTCGCCCTTTTCGGGCTGCTCCTCGCCGGGTGCGCCGACGCACCCGAGACCACCGGCGCTGCGCCAGAGGCCTCTGGCGAGACCGCCTCCGGCTTCGACGCGCAGGCGTGGCTCGCCGAGGCGAAAGGCCTCCGGTTCGACGCCGAGGGGTCTGAGATGCTGGACGAAGCCTCTGGCGACGAGATCGACGACGCGGGGCCGGACGAAGCCGAAACGCTACGGGCCCAAGCGCTTGCCGCCGAACTCGACGAAGCGGTCGGCTGGAGGCGCGCGTGCGACACCTACATCGACGAAAACGGCGCCGCGGTCTACGAGCCGACGCCAACGGAGGGCGCGCACTGGGCGCGCGGCACGCTCGATGTCGGCCTGATCACGGAGACCGAGGCCGTCGTCGCGGTGACCTGCGACTTCGGGGCCTACCAGGGCAGCTACGCCCTGGTCCGCATCCGCGGCGACCGCGCCACGCTTCTCCGTGCCCCCGCGACGGACGAAAACGGGCAGCCGATGGACGCCTCCGAGACCACGTTCTCCACGCCGTCCTGGGACCGCCTCACCGACCGCGTCGTCACCACCTTTGGCCGCGCCAGAGGCATCGGCGATTGCGGCAACTTTATCACCTACGCGCTCGCCTCTGGCGACGAGATGGAGCTGAGCGAGGTCCGCCAGCGCGCGTGCGGTGACACGATCCCCGACGACATCCCCCCGCCAGAGGCGTGGCCTGTCGTGTACACCGCAGAATGA
- a CDS encoding TonB-dependent receptor plug domain-containing protein, producing MRFLLALCAFSLLPADLAAQEPTTPALRLLIVVRDADTQAPLAGANVAVGNELRTTNVDGRALFSDLAPGEQEIAAAFLGYTATDTTLVLSRSSRVTFLLPPEAVALDAINVEADKFNAARLQRSGFYERRDTRSGTFKTIEELEEAGAIRFSDIFRGVTGLRIESQFGQTRITSTRRRDCSPAVFFDGVAARGLAMQLDTVPLDGVLAVEIYKGPAEVPAEFSADINQTQCGAILVWTRAR from the coding sequence ATGCGTTTCCTCCTCGCTCTCTGCGCGTTTTCCCTGCTTCCGGCCGATCTCGCGGCTCAGGAGCCGACGACACCCGCGCTTCGCCTCCTCATCGTTGTCCGCGATGCCGACACCCAAGCGCCTCTGGCAGGGGCTAACGTTGCCGTCGGCAACGAGCTGAGGACGACGAACGTCGACGGGCGGGCCCTTTTCAGCGACCTCGCACCCGGGGAGCAGGAGATCGCTGCGGCCTTTCTTGGCTACACGGCGACGGACACCACCCTCGTACTTTCTCGCTCTTCCCGGGTCACGTTCCTGCTGCCGCCAGAGGCCGTGGCGCTGGACGCCATCAACGTGGAGGCCGACAAGTTCAACGCCGCGCGCCTCCAACGCTCTGGCTTCTACGAACGCCGCGATACGCGCAGCGGCACCTTCAAGACGATCGAGGAACTCGAAGAAGCGGGCGCCATCCGCTTCTCCGACATATTCCGAGGGGTGACCGGTTTGCGCATCGAGTCCCAGTTCGGCCAGACCCGCATCACCTCTACCCGCCGCCGAGACTGCTCCCCCGCCGTCTTTTTCGACGGCGTCGCCGCCAGAGGCCTCGCGATGCAACTGGACACGGTCCCGCTGGACGGCGTGCTCGCTGTCGAGATCTACAAAGGCCCCGCTGAAGTCCCTGCTGAGTTCTCGGCTGACATCAACCAAACGCAGTGCGGCGCCATTCTCGTTTGGACGCGGGCACGGTAG
- a CDS encoding carboxypeptidase-like regulatory domain-containing protein — MRISIPSRAWSSLTKSLGLFGILLACLAANPAHAQQTGLISGQILDAESGDPVIGATVRIAALNRGAAADVDGNYSFAVPAGAYDLVASSVGYVTIERRVTVAAGQTVTLNLALQPDLDLLDEIVVTGALSERSIGRSEVAVSRVDVEALTEQNEYQDVSQLLNGKVAGVNVQPSSGNVGGGIRFNVRSGGGLNGSGQPLIFVDGVRIDDSQVTGFGVGGQGTSALADINPNDIESIDVLKGPAAAALYGTDASNGVVIITTKSGKIAGSGAAPFNITLRSTVGENSQQTEYTADNAFQTFEDANRIFQDGAIYENGVSISGGSQTVRYFGQYNRRDEEGIVPNNIFDRTSLRANFDAFPSDKLQLGVNFGFTQSATSRPQNDNNVIGFLGNTLLRPASYLFTDSIAVNAAENTQRSNRFLGSVEASYSPFKALTFRGNVGLDASDLRQDDSAPPGLAYPGVGTRGSRGIYNRERDQVSFAASGRYQFNATEELNLQTSIGLQGYDARTRSFNLQNFTFATDLITDIGTGTEYQASGEFQSGERQLGLLADQSISYGNLFNGSFGFRQDYATAIGGETPSIFYPFARGAVRLDALDATPSFFSLLKLRAAYGQSGQLPGTLNAQRLLYGAAVGGFGSGAVPAVIGNPDIKPERVSEFETGLDLELGNRLTAEFTYYIQRVTDSIVGVNQAPSTGQVASLVPLNVGRVDGQGIELGLRGTVLDMAAASLELGAVLSYQTNEVKELGINPFTLNPNAPLYDGFDVNVIRPGTCAYQTDVPDDYSPRQTAEDCPTFITDGLPRSGFYTTPVNGALFNDAGAYIGVDAGINEDNVDLYMDRLESGECEYNPTSGDSRCFYGTPYPEYNGSFTANISLFRDFRVYALFDWAVGLKVLNNTRNFQLAFGNDRERAELADQLGIGSTDDFPNLTPGTQEYTDAANAYARTSRNFDANLIEDADYIKFRELSISYDLAGLLRRVPQSPVRTAQFTIAGRNLFTSTPYSGVDPEVNFAGARSLSQGQDFLTLQNPRVIYATLTVGI; from the coding sequence ATGCGAATCTCTATACCCTCACGGGCGTGGTCATCCCTGACGAAGTCCCTTGGGCTCTTTGGGATCCTCCTCGCCTGTCTCGCGGCGAATCCCGCGCACGCACAGCAGACCGGGCTCATCTCCGGTCAGATCCTCGACGCCGAGTCCGGCGACCCCGTCATCGGCGCAACCGTCCGCATCGCAGCGCTCAACCGCGGCGCTGCGGCGGACGTTGATGGCAACTATTCCTTTGCTGTCCCAGCAGGTGCTTACGACCTCGTTGCGAGCTCCGTCGGGTACGTCACCATCGAGCGCCGCGTGACGGTTGCCGCAGGGCAGACGGTTACGCTGAACCTCGCGCTCCAACCAGACCTGGACCTGCTGGACGAGATCGTCGTGACCGGAGCTCTCTCCGAGCGCTCGATCGGACGCTCGGAGGTTGCCGTGTCCCGCGTGGACGTGGAGGCCCTTACGGAGCAGAACGAGTACCAAGACGTCTCGCAGCTCTTGAACGGCAAGGTGGCCGGTGTCAACGTGCAGCCCTCCTCGGGCAACGTCGGCGGTGGTATCCGCTTCAACGTCCGCTCCGGTGGTGGTCTCAACGGTAGCGGCCAGCCGCTCATCTTCGTGGACGGCGTCCGCATCGATGACTCGCAGGTCACCGGCTTCGGCGTGGGCGGTCAGGGCACGAGCGCCCTTGCCGACATCAACCCCAACGACATCGAGTCCATCGACGTGTTGAAGGGTCCGGCGGCTGCAGCGCTGTACGGAACCGATGCCTCGAACGGCGTGGTCATCATCACCACGAAGTCCGGCAAGATCGCGGGCTCCGGTGCGGCTCCGTTCAACATCACGCTCCGCTCCACCGTTGGCGAGAACAGCCAGCAGACGGAGTACACCGCTGACAACGCCTTCCAGACCTTCGAGGACGCAAACCGCATCTTCCAGGACGGCGCGATCTACGAGAACGGCGTCAGCATCTCCGGTGGCTCCCAGACGGTCCGCTACTTCGGCCAGTACAACCGCCGCGACGAAGAGGGCATCGTGCCCAACAACATCTTCGACCGCACCTCGCTCCGCGCCAACTTCGACGCGTTCCCCTCTGACAAGCTTCAGCTGGGCGTCAACTTTGGCTTTACGCAGAGCGCCACGAGCCGTCCGCAGAACGACAACAACGTGATCGGCTTCCTTGGCAACACGCTGTTGCGCCCGGCCTCGTACCTCTTCACGGACTCCATCGCGGTCAACGCGGCGGAGAACACCCAGCGCAGCAACCGCTTCCTCGGTTCCGTTGAGGCGTCGTACTCCCCGTTCAAGGCGCTCACCTTCCGCGGCAACGTCGGCCTCGATGCGTCGGACCTCCGCCAGGACGACTCCGCGCCTCCGGGGCTCGCTTACCCGGGCGTGGGTACGCGCGGCTCCCGTGGCATCTACAACCGCGAGCGGGATCAGGTCTCGTTCGCCGCAAGCGGCCGCTACCAGTTCAACGCCACGGAAGAGCTGAACCTTCAGACTTCGATTGGCTTGCAGGGCTATGACGCACGCACGCGCTCGTTCAACCTGCAGAACTTTACCTTCGCGACGGACCTGATCACCGACATCGGGACGGGTACGGAGTACCAGGCCTCTGGCGAGTTCCAGTCCGGCGAGCGTCAGCTCGGCCTCCTCGCAGACCAGTCCATCTCCTACGGCAACCTGTTCAACGGCTCCTTCGGGTTCCGTCAGGACTACGCCACCGCGATCGGTGGAGAGACGCCCAGCATCTTCTACCCGTTCGCTCGTGGCGCCGTCCGCCTCGACGCTCTCGATGCTACGCCTAGCTTCTTCAGCCTCCTGAAGCTCCGCGCGGCGTACGGCCAGAGCGGTCAGCTTCCGGGCACGCTCAACGCGCAGCGCCTCCTCTACGGTGCCGCCGTCGGTGGCTTCGGCTCTGGAGCCGTTCCTGCCGTTATCGGCAACCCGGACATCAAGCCGGAGCGCGTGAGCGAGTTCGAAACGGGTCTCGACCTCGAACTCGGCAACCGCCTGACGGCAGAGTTCACGTACTACATCCAGCGCGTTACCGACTCAATCGTGGGTGTGAACCAGGCGCCGTCTACGGGCCAGGTCGCATCGCTCGTGCCGCTCAACGTGGGACGCGTCGACGGGCAGGGCATCGAGTTGGGCCTCCGCGGCACCGTCCTCGATATGGCCGCAGCGTCGCTCGAACTCGGCGCGGTCCTGAGCTACCAGACCAACGAGGTCAAGGAGCTTGGCATCAACCCGTTCACGCTCAACCCGAACGCCCCGCTGTACGACGGCTTCGACGTCAACGTGATTCGTCCGGGCACGTGCGCGTACCAGACGGATGTCCCCGACGATTACAGCCCGCGTCAGACCGCGGAAGACTGCCCGACGTTCATCACGGACGGCTTGCCGCGCTCCGGATTCTACACGACGCCCGTCAACGGCGCTCTGTTCAACGACGCCGGCGCCTACATCGGCGTCGACGCAGGCATCAACGAGGACAACGTCGACCTCTACATGGATCGCCTGGAGTCCGGCGAGTGCGAGTACAACCCGACCAGCGGTGACTCTCGCTGCTTCTACGGCACGCCGTACCCCGAGTACAACGGCTCGTTCACGGCGAACATCTCGCTGTTCCGGGACTTCCGCGTCTACGCCCTCTTCGACTGGGCTGTGGGCCTCAAGGTGCTGAACAACACGCGCAACTTCCAGCTTGCCTTCGGCAACGACCGTGAGCGCGCGGAGCTCGCCGACCAGCTCGGCATCGGCTCCACCGATGACTTCCCGAACCTGACGCCAGGTACGCAGGAGTACACCGACGCCGCGAACGCATACGCTCGCACCAGCCGGAACTTCGACGCCAACCTGATCGAGGACGCGGACTACATCAAGTTCCGCGAGCTCAGCATCAGCTACGACCTCGCAGGCCTCTTGCGCCGCGTGCCGCAGTCCCCCGTTCGGACCGCGCAGTTCACGATTGCTGGCCGCAACCTGTTCACCTCAACGCCCTACAGCGGTGTGGACCCCGAGGTCAACTTCGCCGGCGCACGTAGCCTCTCGCAGGGCCAGGACTTCCTGACGCTGCAGAACCCCCGTGTGATCTACGCCACGCTCACGGTTGGCATCTGA